A single region of the Candidatus Dormiibacterota bacterium genome encodes:
- the rsmG gene encoding 16S rRNA (guanine(527)-N(7))-methyltransferase RsmG: protein MAGRPRRPRPPAAGGPPLAGAGSGAGHRRGRRRQGGDLIAAGLPGLDRERLERYLDELYEWNTRFNLTRVPREEAWDRHVGEALELLAAAPPGEGARVVDVGSGAGIPGIPMAVVRPDLEVVLCDSDQKRSGFLAHVAALLGLERVRVAPVRAEDMGRAPGSREAFDAAVSRATAPPPVLCELCLPLLRTGGQLAALVRDAAAAAGACAVAAAACGGGSPTAAAPGVLTVAKLRATPDAYPRRAGLPAKRPLV, encoded by the coding sequence CTGGCGGGACGTCCGCGGCGGCCTCGTCCACCCGCCGCTGGAGGACCTCCACTGGCAGGCGCTGGGAGCGGCGCTGGCCACCGGCGAGGCCGGCGACGGCAGGGCGGTGATCTGATCGCCGCCGGCCTGCCGGGGCTCGACCGGGAGCGGCTGGAGCGCTACCTCGACGAGCTCTACGAGTGGAACACCCGCTTCAACCTCACCCGCGTCCCCCGCGAGGAGGCCTGGGACCGGCACGTCGGCGAGGCTCTCGAGCTGCTCGCCGCGGCGCCCCCCGGCGAGGGCGCCAGGGTCGTCGACGTCGGCTCCGGGGCCGGCATCCCGGGGATCCCGATGGCGGTGGTGCGCCCCGACCTCGAGGTGGTGCTCTGCGACTCCGACCAGAAGCGCTCCGGCTTCCTCGCCCACGTGGCCGCCCTTCTGGGGCTGGAGCGGGTCCGGGTCGCCCCGGTGCGCGCCGAGGACATGGGGCGCGCCCCCGGCTCCCGGGAGGCCTTCGACGCCGCCGTGTCCCGGGCCACCGCGCCGCCGCCGGTGCTCTGCGAGCTCTGCCTCCCGCTGCTCCGCACCGGTGGGCAACTGGCGGCGCTGGTGCGCGACGCCGCCGCGGCGGCCGGGGCCTGCGCCGTGGCCGCGGCCGCCTGTGGAGGCGGGTCGCCGACGGCGGCGGCACCCGGGGTGCTGACCGTCGCCAAGCTCAGGGCCACGCCCGACGCCTACCCGCGGCGTGCCGGCCTGCCGGCGAAGCGCCCGCTCGTCTGA
- a CDS encoding acyl-CoA dehydrogenase family protein, with translation MPLADLAAWVERADRLAVVFAAGAARHDREGSFPDENVAAARADGWPGLAVPAALGGAGASLHDVCVLQERLARGDTSSALGLGMHHMTVGAPGPEHTGWPEAAYRELCGRVTGAGALVNALASEPEQGSPARGGLPATTAERGEGGWVLEGRKTWSTWLPALTHAVVPARVDEPGAPPRAAAFLVELSLRGVGRDPAFDALGLRASASGTLRLDRVTVAEAALLHLRDPGGPDPRGPAVGAWFQLTSAAAYTGCAHAARDEIARFCRDRRPNAMAEPISSLPTVRLRLGRIDGAVRTARLLILAAARAWDQAPPDERAALLPEIGTVKVQATQLAWQAVEEAMRLAGGPGLLRDLSLERHWRDVRGGLVHPPLEDLHWQALGAALATGEAGDGRAVI, from the coding sequence ATGCCGCTCGCCGACCTCGCCGCGTGGGTGGAGCGCGCGGACCGCCTCGCCGTGGTCTTCGCCGCCGGCGCCGCGCGCCACGATCGCGAGGGCAGCTTCCCCGACGAGAACGTCGCCGCGGCGCGGGCGGACGGCTGGCCGGGCCTCGCGGTGCCCGCCGCGCTCGGCGGGGCGGGGGCGTCGCTCCACGACGTCTGCGTGCTCCAGGAGCGGCTGGCCCGGGGCGACACCTCGAGCGCCCTCGGCCTCGGCATGCATCACATGACCGTCGGCGCGCCCGGCCCCGAGCACACCGGCTGGCCCGAGGCCGCGTACCGCGAGCTCTGCGGCCGGGTCACCGGCGCCGGCGCCCTGGTGAACGCGCTGGCGAGCGAGCCGGAGCAGGGGTCGCCGGCCCGCGGCGGGCTCCCCGCCACCACCGCCGAGCGCGGCGAGGGCGGCTGGGTGCTGGAGGGCCGGAAGACCTGGTCGACCTGGCTTCCGGCACTCACCCACGCGGTGGTCCCGGCGCGGGTGGACGAGCCCGGCGCGCCGCCCCGCGCGGCCGCCTTCCTCGTCGAGCTCTCGCTCCGCGGGGTGGGACGCGACCCCGCCTTCGACGCCCTGGGGCTGCGCGCCAGCGCCAGCGGCACGCTGCGGCTGGACCGGGTGACGGTCGCGGAGGCGGCGCTGCTCCACCTCCGCGACCCCGGCGGCCCCGACCCCCGGGGTCCGGCGGTGGGCGCCTGGTTCCAGCTCACCAGCGCCGCCGCCTACACCGGCTGCGCCCACGCCGCCCGCGACGAGATCGCCCGCTTCTGCCGCGACCGGCGCCCCAACGCGATGGCCGAGCCGATCAGCTCGCTGCCGACGGTGCGGCTGCGGCTGGGGCGCATCGACGGGGCGGTGCGCACCGCCCGCCTGCTGATCCTCGCCGCCGCCCGCGCCTGGGACCAGGCGCCGCCCGACGAGCGCGCCGCGCTGCTGCCCGAGATCGGCACCGTCAAGGTGCAGGCGACCCAGCTGGCCTGGCAGGCGGTGGAGGAGGCGATGCGGCTGGCCGGCGGCCCCGGCCTGCTCCGCGACCTCTCCCTGGAGCGGCACTGGCGGGACGTCCGCGGCGGCCTCGTCCACCCGCCGCTGGAGGACCTCCACTGGCAGGCGCTGGGAGCGGCGCTGGCCACCGGCGAGGCCGGCGACGGCAGGGCGGTGATCTGA
- a CDS encoding GAF domain-containing sensor histidine kinase has translation MPLPSSLPICLACADRRVRAGAVTALVAQGYDLVLAESVEQLVERAGEGVTLAVVDPRLADLGEHPLDRLRAIPALHRVPLLLLDDGARAALRRSAAAPELVRLMIQVDSHTAGQALLHLLHRVNETLNAAPGLDATMDAVLTSLELALPYDTGTLFLLDGQGGLEPRAARGYALAGGGLRRFAVGEGVVGWVLEHRAPTIVGDSDIDRRFDGRDDRSSRSLLAVPVIAGDRMLGALSLVRRAPAAPFSDTDLVLATTISGSAAIALENAHRFEQERALSRRLDEVDQLYATEHALVAELQQNNRIYASVVRTVSHELKTPLFGIQGFAQLLMDGLVEGDDVKDFATEIHDNAVRLTAYADRILSEDELQRGRPSVELGEVAIGPLVDSVLRSLSATVQDGRHRLVNEVAADLPAARADHDKVVQIMVNLVGNAIKYSPEGGRVRVTAAAADDAVEVVVEDEGVGIPAAERARVFERFARVSSPATRGISGTGIGLSIVRALVDLHAGRVWVDDAPGRGSRFHVRLPRAAPPAAVTSPRLGEVA, from the coding sequence ATGCCGCTCCCCTCCTCGCTGCCGATCTGCCTCGCCTGCGCCGACCGGCGGGTGCGGGCGGGCGCCGTCACGGCGCTGGTCGCCCAGGGCTACGACCTGGTGCTCGCGGAGAGCGTCGAGCAGCTGGTGGAGCGCGCCGGCGAGGGGGTGACCCTGGCGGTCGTCGACCCGCGCCTGGCCGACCTCGGCGAGCACCCACTCGACCGCCTGCGCGCCATCCCGGCGCTCCATCGGGTCCCGCTGCTGCTCCTCGACGACGGGGCCCGCGCGGCGCTGCGCCGGAGCGCCGCCGCGCCCGAGCTGGTGCGGCTGATGATCCAGGTCGACAGCCACACCGCCGGCCAGGCCCTGCTCCACCTGCTCCACCGGGTGAATGAGACCCTCAACGCCGCGCCCGGGCTCGATGCCACCATGGACGCGGTGCTGACCTCGCTCGAGCTGGCGCTCCCCTACGACACCGGCACCCTGTTCCTCCTCGACGGCCAGGGTGGGCTCGAGCCCCGCGCCGCACGCGGCTACGCCCTGGCCGGCGGCGGCCTGCGCCGGTTCGCCGTCGGCGAGGGGGTGGTCGGCTGGGTGTTGGAACACCGCGCCCCCACGATCGTCGGCGACTCCGACATCGACCGCCGCTTCGACGGCCGCGACGACCGCAGCTCGCGCTCGCTGCTGGCGGTGCCGGTGATCGCCGGCGACCGCATGCTCGGAGCCCTGAGCCTGGTGCGCCGGGCCCCGGCCGCGCCGTTCTCCGACACCGACCTGGTGCTGGCCACCACCATCAGCGGCAGCGCCGCGATCGCCCTCGAGAACGCCCACCGCTTCGAGCAGGAGCGGGCGCTCTCGCGGCGGCTCGACGAGGTCGACCAGCTCTACGCCACCGAGCACGCGCTGGTGGCCGAGCTGCAGCAGAACAACCGCATCTACGCCTCGGTGGTCCGCACCGTCTCCCACGAGCTCAAGACCCCGCTGTTCGGCATCCAGGGGTTCGCCCAGCTGCTCATGGACGGGCTCGTCGAGGGCGACGACGTGAAGGACTTCGCCACCGAGATCCACGACAACGCGGTGCGGCTGACCGCGTACGCGGACCGCATCCTCTCCGAGGACGAGCTGCAGCGCGGCCGGCCCAGCGTGGAGCTCGGCGAGGTGGCGATCGGGCCGCTGGTCGACAGCGTGCTCCGCTCGCTCTCCGCCACCGTCCAGGACGGCCGCCACCGGCTGGTCAACGAGGTTGCCGCCGACCTGCCCGCGGCGCGCGCCGATCATGACAAGGTCGTCCAGATCATGGTCAACCTGGTGGGGAACGCGATCAAGTACAGCCCCGAGGGGGGCCGGGTGCGGGTCACCGCCGCGGCCGCGGACGACGCCGTCGAGGTCGTGGTCGAGGACGAGGGCGTGGGCATCCCCGCCGCGGAGCGGGCCCGGGTCTTCGAGCGCTTCGCACGGGTGAGCTCGCCAGCGACGCGTGGCATCTCCGGCACCGGGATCGGGCTCTCCATCGTCCGCGCGCTCGTCGACCTCCACGCCGGCCGGGTGTGGGTCGACGACGCCCCCGGGCGCGGCAGCCGCTTCCACGTCCGCCTGCCCAGGGCGGCGCCGCCCGCCGCGGTCACCTCCCCACGACTCGGCGAGGTCGCATGA
- a CDS encoding EAL domain-containing protein, translating to MWSVTVATAAGAALLTGLVARDLPQLRAPYALPWWLLAVGFALAETFVVHLHFRRDAYTQVLDELPLIAGMLLCAPWGVVAARVVGSGIALAVHRRQPPVKLLYNVALVALYTSVAVIVFRACLGTADPLSARGWAAAMAATLSQALIGCTWITAAMALTGAAGQVRRLPRLLGLVVPATLVDTAVGLSGMRLVERDPTTAILLVVPIAALVLAYRAYVRERQRHDHLRLLYESSHAFHHARGFDATVTTLLRRAREMLHADIAQLTLLPGDSLGTALRFSLGPGDVAELREAPWRPDGVATEVAASAGRLVPRGRGAASISGRMAAEGMRDAVAVTIAGTSGVYGTLLVANRRGDVATFGADDLALLEAFAGQVGVSLNNGRLEAELQQLAFHDPLTGLGNRALLAVRLDEALRRLALGAAGPAVLLIDLDDFKTVNDSLGHTSGDRLLVAVADRLRSVLRPTDTIARLGGDEFAVVLEDLEGPAPVAEVADRVVDALREPFVLDGTVMRIHASAGIVIATGVAENADVLLSRADVAMYRAKARGKGCWELFEPGMQAAVQERHLLKLFLQRAVDRGHVFVHYQPIVDLAGGRMVGVEALVLWEHPTRGLISPDEFIPIAEESGLILQLGRHVLEQSCEQAAVWQRLVPGLAMSVNISARQLQQPEFATEVALLLHRCGLDPALLILEITERVMVGDDPNTRRALGQLRALGVRVAIDDFGTGYSSLSCLRDLPVDILKIAKPFVDSLGDGASDRAFVTAIVRLGQSLGLDMIAEGIEHPEQVQLLQGLQCGLGQGYLLGRPMSSGGIADLLVTGRPLRQTLTIAGTG from the coding sequence GTGTGGTCGGTCACGGTCGCCACCGCCGCCGGGGCGGCGCTGCTCACCGGCCTGGTGGCGCGCGACCTCCCCCAGCTGCGCGCCCCGTACGCGCTCCCCTGGTGGCTCCTGGCGGTGGGCTTCGCCCTCGCCGAGACCTTCGTCGTCCACCTCCACTTCCGCCGCGACGCCTACACCCAGGTGCTCGACGAGCTGCCCCTGATCGCCGGGATGCTGCTCTGCGCGCCCTGGGGGGTGGTCGCCGCCCGGGTGGTGGGGTCGGGGATCGCGCTGGCGGTGCACCGCCGCCAGCCCCCGGTCAAGCTCCTCTACAACGTCGCGCTGGTGGCCCTCTACACCTCGGTCGCCGTCATCGTGTTCCGCGCCTGCCTGGGCACCGCCGACCCGCTCTCCGCGCGCGGCTGGGCGGCGGCGATGGCCGCGACCCTCAGCCAGGCCCTGATCGGCTGCACCTGGATCACCGCAGCGATGGCGCTCACCGGGGCGGCGGGGCAGGTGCGCCGGCTCCCCCGGCTGCTCGGCCTGGTCGTCCCCGCCACCCTGGTCGACACCGCGGTCGGCCTGTCGGGGATGCGGCTGGTGGAGCGCGACCCCACCACCGCCATCCTGCTGGTGGTCCCGATCGCCGCCCTGGTGCTCGCCTACCGCGCCTACGTCCGCGAGCGCCAGCGCCACGACCATCTCCGGCTGCTCTACGAGTCGAGCCACGCCTTCCATCACGCCCGCGGCTTCGACGCCACCGTGACCACGCTGCTGCGCCGCGCCCGGGAGATGCTCCACGCCGACATCGCCCAGCTGACCCTGCTGCCCGGGGACTCGCTCGGGACCGCGCTGCGCTTCAGCCTGGGCCCGGGCGACGTCGCCGAGCTGCGGGAGGCGCCCTGGAGGCCGGACGGCGTCGCCACCGAGGTCGCCGCCTCCGCGGGGCGGCTGGTGCCCCGGGGGAGGGGCGCCGCCTCGATCTCGGGGCGGATGGCGGCCGAGGGGATGCGCGACGCGGTGGCGGTGACCATCGCCGGCACCAGCGGCGTCTACGGCACCCTGCTGGTGGCCAACCGGCGGGGGGACGTCGCCACCTTCGGCGCCGACGACCTGGCCCTGCTCGAGGCGTTCGCCGGCCAGGTGGGCGTCTCCCTCAACAACGGGAGGCTCGAGGCCGAGCTCCAGCAGCTCGCCTTCCACGACCCGCTCACCGGCCTCGGCAACCGGGCGCTCCTGGCGGTGCGGCTCGACGAGGCCCTGCGCCGCCTCGCCCTCGGCGCGGCCGGCCCCGCGGTGCTGCTCATCGACCTCGACGACTTCAAGACCGTGAACGACAGCCTCGGCCACACCAGCGGCGACCGGCTCCTCGTCGCCGTCGCCGACCGGCTGCGCAGCGTGCTGCGCCCCACCGACACCATCGCCCGGCTGGGCGGAGACGAGTTCGCGGTGGTCCTGGAGGACCTGGAGGGCCCGGCCCCGGTCGCCGAGGTCGCCGACCGCGTTGTCGACGCCCTCCGCGAGCCCTTCGTCCTCGACGGCACGGTGATGCGGATCCACGCCAGCGCCGGCATCGTGATCGCCACCGGGGTGGCCGAGAACGCCGACGTGCTGCTCAGCCGCGCCGACGTCGCGATGTACCGGGCCAAGGCGCGCGGCAAGGGGTGCTGGGAGCTCTTCGAGCCGGGCATGCAGGCGGCGGTCCAGGAGCGGCACCTGCTCAAGCTCTTCCTCCAGCGCGCCGTCGACCGCGGCCACGTGTTCGTCCACTACCAGCCGATCGTCGACCTCGCCGGCGGCCGGATGGTCGGGGTCGAGGCGCTGGTGCTCTGGGAGCACCCCACCCGCGGGTTGATCAGCCCCGACGAGTTCATCCCGATCGCCGAGGAGAGCGGCCTCATCCTCCAGCTCGGCCGGCACGTGCTCGAGCAGTCGTGCGAGCAGGCGGCGGTGTGGCAGCGCCTGGTCCCCGGCCTCGCGATGAGCGTCAACATCTCGGCGCGGCAGCTGCAGCAGCCGGAGTTCGCCACCGAGGTGGCGCTGCTGCTCCACCGCTGCGGGCTGGATCCCGCCCTGCTGATCCTCGAGATCACCGAGCGGGTCATGGTGGGCGACGACCCCAACACCCGCCGGGCGCTGGGACAGCTGCGCGCCCTCGGCGTGCGCGTCGCCATCGACGATTTCGGCACCGGCTACTCGTCGCTGAGCTGCCTGCGCGACCTTCCCGTCGACATCCTCAAGATCGCCAAGCCCTTCGTCGACTCGCTCGGCGACGGCGCCAGCGACCGCGCCTTCGTCACCGCCATCGTGCGCCTGGGCCAGAGCCTCGGCCTCGACATGATCGCCGAGGGCATCGAGCACCCCGAGCAGGTGCAGCTCCTCCAGGGGCTGCAGTGCGGCCTCGGCCAGGGCTACCTGCTGGGACGGCCGATGAGCAGCGGCGGCATCGCCGACCTGCTGGTGACCGGCCGGCCACTCCGGCAGACGCTCACGATCGCCGGCACCGGCTGA
- the asnS gene encoding asparagine--tRNA ligase, giving the protein MAHLTVAEALRGDPAAGAEVTVKGWVRSRRDTRSGGGLSFVAVHDGSCFDPIQVVAEASLPNYAEQVARLTTGCAVVATGRLVASQGKGQAVEIQATGIEVVGWVDDPETYPVAAKRHSFEYLREVAHLRPRTNTFGAVARVRHTLSMAVHRFLDERGFRWIHTPIITASDAEGAGEMFRVSTLDLANPPRTAAGGVDFSRDFFGREAHLTVSGQLNVESYCLAMSRVYTFGPTFRAENSNTARHLAEFWMVEPEIAFAALGDNADLAEALLKSIFRAVLDEREDDMRFFAERIDRDCVTRLERLVGSSFERMEYGAAITALEGAVERGARFEFPVGWGMDLQSEHERHLTEEIVGRPVVVMNYPKEIKAFYMRLNDDGRTAAAMDVLAPGIGEIIGGSQREERLEVLDGRIDEIGLDREAYGWYRDLRRYGTVPHAGFGLGLERTIIYATGMANIRDVIPFPRTPKNADF; this is encoded by the coding sequence ATGGCTCACCTCACCGTCGCCGAGGCGCTGCGCGGAGATCCCGCGGCCGGCGCCGAGGTCACCGTCAAGGGCTGGGTGCGCAGCCGCCGCGACACCCGCTCGGGCGGCGGCCTCTCCTTCGTGGCGGTCCACGACGGCTCCTGCTTCGACCCCATCCAGGTGGTCGCCGAGGCGTCGCTGCCCAACTACGCCGAGCAGGTCGCCCGGCTCACCACCGGCTGTGCCGTGGTCGCCACCGGCCGGCTGGTCGCGTCCCAGGGGAAGGGCCAGGCGGTGGAGATCCAGGCCACCGGCATCGAGGTGGTGGGCTGGGTCGACGACCCCGAGACCTATCCGGTGGCGGCGAAGCGGCACAGCTTCGAGTACCTCCGCGAGGTCGCCCACCTGCGGCCGCGCACCAACACCTTCGGGGCGGTCGCGCGGGTGCGCCACACCCTGAGCATGGCGGTGCACCGCTTCCTCGACGAGCGTGGGTTCCGCTGGATCCACACCCCGATCATCACCGCCAGCGACGCCGAGGGCGCGGGCGAGATGTTCCGCGTCTCCACCCTCGACCTCGCCAACCCCCCACGCACCGCCGCCGGCGGCGTCGACTTCTCCCGCGACTTCTTCGGCCGCGAGGCCCACCTCACCGTGAGCGGGCAGCTCAACGTCGAGAGCTACTGCCTGGCGATGAGCCGCGTCTACACCTTCGGCCCCACCTTCCGGGCGGAGAACTCCAACACCGCACGCCACCTCGCCGAGTTCTGGATGGTCGAGCCGGAGATCGCCTTCGCCGCGCTCGGCGACAACGCCGACCTCGCCGAGGCGCTGCTGAAGTCGATCTTCCGGGCCGTGCTCGACGAGCGCGAGGACGACATGCGGTTCTTCGCCGAGCGCATCGACCGCGACTGCGTCACCCGGCTGGAGCGCCTCGTCGGCTCCAGCTTCGAGCGCATGGAGTACGGCGCCGCCATCACCGCCCTGGAGGGGGCGGTCGAGCGCGGGGCCCGCTTCGAGTTCCCGGTGGGGTGGGGCATGGACCTCCAGAGCGAGCACGAGCGCCACCTCACCGAGGAGATCGTCGGCCGGCCGGTGGTGGTGATGAACTACCCCAAGGAGATCAAGGCCTTCTACATGCGCCTCAACGACGACGGGCGCACCGCCGCGGCGATGGACGTGCTCGCCCCCGGCATCGGCGAGATCATCGGCGGCAGCCAGCGCGAGGAGCGGCTGGAGGTGCTCGACGGGCGCATCGACGAGATCGGGCTGGACCGCGAGGCCTACGGCTGGTACCGCGACCTGCGCCGCTACGGCACCGTCCCCCACGCCGGCTTCGGGCTGGGGCTGGAGCGGACCATCATCTACGCCACCGGGATGGCCAACATCCGCGACGTCATCCCCTTCCCCCGCACCCCCAAGAACGCGGACTTCTGA
- a CDS encoding response regulator, translated as MTRSDTTVLIVDDDGPSRTVLSIICSARGHVVVEAASGAAALAAVTDLDPDLILLDVSLPDMSGLEVCTRVRDAGLQTPILMLSGHADPADVDRGLGHGADGYLTKPYELRELMARIDEHLRWTAWQAA; from the coding sequence GTGACCAGATCCGACACGACCGTCCTCATCGTCGATGACGACGGTCCCAGCAGGACGGTCCTCAGCATCATCTGCAGCGCGCGCGGCCATGTGGTGGTCGAGGCGGCGAGCGGCGCCGCCGCCCTCGCCGCGGTGACCGATCTGGACCCCGATCTCATCCTCCTCGACGTCAGCCTGCCGGACATGAGCGGGCTGGAGGTCTGCACGAGGGTGCGGGACGCCGGGCTCCAGACCCCGATCCTGATGCTCAGCGGCCACGCCGACCCCGCCGACGTCGACCGCGGCCTGGGGCACGGGGCCGACGGCTATCTCACCAAGCCCTACGAGCTGCGCGAGCTGATGGCGCGGATCGACGAGCATCTGCGCTGGACGGCATGGCAGGCCGCCTGA
- a CDS encoding response regulator, whose protein sequence is MKVLIVDDEPTVRKLLQRYLGEHGYEIAVAENGAEGVAAAREGGPDLILSDVSMPVMDGYELVRTVRADPAMASIPIILLSAHRASDDMVEGYRSGADDYISKPVDVEVLRHKIDALLRRAQPRSEVEVVAPTLGRMVCVTSAKGGAGVTTVAANVAVLLGRSGSEQRVCAVDLDVAHGDLQVLLDLHPPGGLTEAVRDVTGDGAQWDDYLVRHPGGPWLLAAPQTPLEASELADASISEVLAALRTSQDLLVVDVPPSFGELALSVYEAAERVVVVVSPEITALRRTRELLGVLETIHAGEDRVLLVLNNLFEKSLIDRARVEAFLRRPVSVVIPHGGRAFLEAVNGGRPLVTSHKGRAVDALAELAGLL, encoded by the coding sequence ATGAAGGTCCTGATCGTCGACGACGAACCCACGGTGAGGAAGCTGCTGCAGCGGTATCTCGGGGAGCACGGCTACGAGATCGCCGTCGCCGAGAACGGAGCCGAGGGTGTCGCCGCCGCTCGCGAGGGCGGGCCCGACCTCATCCTCAGCGACGTGTCCATGCCGGTCATGGACGGCTACGAGCTGGTGCGCACGGTGCGGGCCGACCCCGCCATGGCGTCCATCCCGATCATCCTGCTCAGCGCCCATCGAGCCTCCGACGACATGGTCGAGGGCTACCGCAGCGGCGCCGACGACTACATCTCCAAGCCGGTCGACGTCGAGGTGCTGCGCCACAAGATCGACGCCCTGCTGCGCCGGGCCCAGCCCCGGTCCGAGGTGGAGGTGGTCGCCCCGACCCTGGGCCGCATGGTGTGCGTCACCTCCGCCAAGGGCGGCGCCGGGGTGACCACGGTGGCCGCCAACGTCGCCGTCCTGCTCGGCCGGAGCGGGAGCGAGCAGCGCGTGTGCGCGGTCGACCTCGACGTCGCCCACGGCGACCTCCAGGTCCTGCTCGACCTCCACCCCCCCGGGGGGCTGACCGAGGCGGTCCGCGACGTCACCGGCGACGGGGCGCAGTGGGACGACTATTTGGTGCGCCACCCCGGTGGACCCTGGCTGCTCGCCGCGCCGCAGACGCCGCTCGAGGCGTCGGAGCTCGCCGACGCGTCGATCTCCGAGGTGCTCGCCGCCCTGCGCACGTCCCAGGACCTCCTGGTGGTCGACGTCCCCCCCTCCTTCGGCGAGCTCGCGCTCAGCGTGTACGAGGCGGCGGAGCGGGTCGTGGTGGTGGTGTCACCGGAGATCACCGCGCTGCGCCGCACCCGCGAGCTGCTCGGTGTGCTCGAGACCATCCACGCCGGCGAGGACCGGGTGCTGCTGGTGCTCAACAACCTCTTCGAGAAGTCCCTCATCGACCGCGCCCGAGTGGAGGCGTTCCTGCGCCGCCCGGTGAGCGTGGTCATCCCGCACGGGGGCCGCGCCTTCCTGGAGGCGGTGAACGGCGGCCGGCCGCTGGTGACCTCGCACAAGGGCAGGGCGGTCGACGCCCTCGCCGAGCTCGCCGGGCTGCTCTAG